A single window of Aspergillus puulaauensis MK2 DNA, chromosome 5, nearly complete sequence DNA harbors:
- a CDS encoding uncharacterized protein (COG:K;~EggNog:ENOG410PRHB;~InterPro:IPR011598,IPR036638;~PFAM:PF00010;~go_function: GO:0046983 - protein dimerization activity [Evidence IEA]), which yields MPSAQPPPILASSSEPSYSPIAASASTNVDERHDRSSSTPTNSSRQGGASERDKPRLTEQEKKNNHIASEQKRRAAIREGFDRLTELVPGLEGQGRSESIVLKKTVDFIRQQIQERQSLVEEIERRGGRVDDDMRP from the coding sequence ATGCCTTCCgcgcagcctcctcccatcCTCGCAAGCTCTTCTGAGCCGTCATACTCCCCGATCGCAGCCAGCGCATCTACGAATGTGGACGAACGACATGAtcgctcttcctccaccccgACGAACTCGTCCCGACAGGGAGGTGCTAGCGAGAGAGACAAGCCTCGTTTGACGgagcaggaaaagaagaacaaccATATTGCCTCCGAACAGAAACGACGCGCGGCAATCCGCGAAGGCTTTGACCGGCTCACCGAGCTTGTTCCTGGCCTTGAGGGCCAAGGACGCAGCGAGAGCATTGttctgaagaagacggtCGACTTTATCCGCCAACAAATACAGGAGCGTCAGAGCCTTGTTGAAGAAATTGAACGCAGAGGCGGTCGCGTCGACGACGATATGCGACCTTAA
- a CDS encoding uncharacterized protein (COG:S;~EggNog:ENOG410Q2RU), whose protein sequence is MSPGAGTFGSPETQILPRNNDDSTGSRIPRIAAPKQAAHSSAAKGLRSGSFIPVAVPRRSTEQLGVCTREAPYEPSPKGIRLLEKPRGPRPCPTDQESSLMSESASRTDLKDAETSSSVSVSSSDTWDFKDINDTERPPVAFTGEYRTRAQGPRGNQTRGPTLKITSSAEKVIMGSSSSIAQKTSPSFFQRLGNLTPNTPKNSKNPRDATPGSRGTQGSKISLDSGKESTPASRNFCRPQISMESISKRDISGKELSISRNPLNKSSLSSIFSPSSKSLHSDEEPMVPKIPDQYISCQESSVRKVSNKSVELQTPGKATPETKSTPSNLELKATPETVIKAGTVCSHPPRSSSLKALSDFPDVSGSEQNPAGTASKSSKVATNLRRNVTFNNITPLASSEGQFNQNLDKRRLPDSKSNHLLGSFRNIFKSRGGAEAPAIVNENKAPGSVKGTAKENLNSNDSEKTAKPPRTKYATRLSSGVGWNRSGRNNRTRAESPSTPTPSIPRLLAPQNRGPDSNIPSFARPTTSTLTKATPAPKAALPGSVEAQTRKPHVRTASTGSPHRLTRGPKRTACNMLTPPAQKITESPKCATGEAPLLLEAKTYFDLERVRECIEKLCKKVGELSTSLERETVIRQALTLQQQLADYQSLDKMTIQAEILAKEKDLEKKVAEDTLRTSLAEIQAQLEQD, encoded by the coding sequence ATGTCGCCCGGCGCCGGGACATTTGGAAGCCCTGAGACTCAAATCTTGCCTAGAAATAATGATGATTCTACAGGCTCGCGTATTCCTCGCATCGCGGCCCCAAAGCAAGCAGCACACTCATCTGCTGCCAAGGGGCTTAGATCTGGTAGCTTTATACCAGTTGCCGTCCCCAGACGTAGCACCGAACAGCTAGGTGTTTGTACTCGAGAAGCACCATACGAGCCATCTCCAAAAGGAATTCGACTGCTTGAAAAGCCTCGTGGCCCCCGTCCTTGCCCAACGGACCAGGAATCCTCTCTCATGTCCGAATCGGCCTCAAGGACGGACCTCAAGGACGCTGAAACATCTTCATCGGTGTCGGTGTCTTCTTCTGATACCTGGGATTTTAAGGATATCAATGACACAGAAAGACCACCTGTTGCCTTTACAGGAGAATATCGCACGCGTGCCCAAGGACCTCGCGGCAATCAAACTCGTGGCCCTACCCTAAAAATTACTTCATCTGCTGAGAAAGTAATCATGGGGTCGAGCTCCTCTATCGCTCAAAAGACCAGCCCTTCGTTCTTCCAACGCTTGGGCAATCTCACTCCAAACACCCCGAAAAATTCCAAAAATCCAAGAGATGCTACTCCTGGATCGAGGGGAACACAGGGCTCGAAAATCAGTCTTGATAGCGGCAAAGAGAGTACTCCAGCCTCCCGCAATTTCTGCCGTCCACAGATCTCCATGGAAAGTATCTCAAAAAGGGACATCAGTGGTAAAGAGTTGTCTATTTCACGTAATCCGTTAAACAAATCTAGCTTGAGCAGCATTTTCTCACCAAGCTCAAAAAGCCTCCACTCTGATGAAGAGCCTATGGTTCCGAAAATCCCAGATCAATATATTTCGTGTCAGGAGTCAAGCGTACGCAAGGTTTCTAACAAGAGCGTTGAGCTACAGACTCCAGGAAAGGCAACGCCTGAGACCAAGAGCACACCATCAAACCTTGAACTAAAAGCCACCCCAGAGACTGTGATCAAGGCTGGAACCGTTTGTTCTCATCCACCTAGGTCTTCTTCACTCAAGGCCTTATCCGATTTTCCTGATGTTTCTGGCTCGGAGCAGAATCCCGCAGGCACGGCCAGTAAGAGCTCCAAGGTGGCCACGAACCTAAGACGTAATGTTACTTTCAATAACATTACACCCTTGGCTTCGAGCGAAGGTCAGTTTAATCAGAATCTGGACAAGCGCAGACTTCCAGATTCGAAAAGCAACCACCTATTGGGAAGTTTCCGTAACATTTTCAAATCCCGAGGCGGTGCAGAAGCACCAGCCATTGTGAACGAAAACAAAGCCCCTGGCAGCGTGAAAGGTACAGCGAAGGAAAATCTGAACTCTAACGACTCCGAAAAAACCGCTAAACCACCAAGGACAAAGTACGCCACCAGGCTCTCTAGTGGAGTTGGTTGGAATAGAAGCGGCCGCAACAACAGAACTAGGGCTGAATCACCAAGTACCCCAACCCCGTCAATTCCCCGCCTTTTAGCGCCCCAGAATCGCGGCCCGGACAGTAATATACCATCCTTTGCTCGACCTACGACATCAACGCTTACCAAGGCCACGCCTGCCCCGAAAGCGGCTCTACCAGGCAGCGTGGAGGCCCAAACACGCAAGCCCCATGTACGGACAGCCTCAACCGGGAGCCCTCACCGTTTGACGCGTGGACCCAAGCGTACTGCCTGTAATATGTTGACTCCGCCGGCTCAGAAGATAACGGAGTCACCTAAGTGTGCCACTGGGGAAGCACCATTGCTTCTAGAAGCCAAGACTTACTTCGATTTGGAGAGGGTCCGCGAGTGCATAGAGAAGCTGTGTAAGAAAGTTGGAGAATTGTCCACCTCTC
- a CDS encoding uncharacterized protein (COG:S;~EggNog:ENOG410PNQZ;~InterPro:IPR011057), giving the protein MFSDTKSEVYQLAASANTTYDLISTYLATKSDQLDVRSAQLPFRNNMDRQESLHGSCMCGRNQYLIQIPDNVTDHARVYFDGGRDNRKSYGTPLTAWLRVPLNWYQSHTQSFFPDETHGTIRRIFSPHHAPHTQRVFCGFCGSPLTYWSEHPREEADFMSVTIGSLYGEDQRLLEDLELLPQWEESEPLGSTAEEEEPTPSDAPVSKSSSTLVVPSDISTSDLARAYRHGTTDGIPWFEEMIEGSGLGKLMKRRRGAGVSDDQSTTIEWEVSEWTSTGSKAESSSAHAAGKRKRGEHTDIVDS; this is encoded by the exons ATGTTTTCCGACACAAAAAGTGAGGTGTACCAATTGGCCGCCTCCGCTAATACCACCTATGACCTCATCTCCACATACCTCGCTACAAAAAGCGACCAGTTGGACGTGAGAAGCGCACAACTACCCTTCCGCAACAACATGGACCGGCAAGAGTCTCTGCATGGCTCCTGTATGTGTGGGCGAAATCAATATCTGATTCAAATCCCTGACAATGTGACCGACCACGCCCGCGTCTACTTCGACGGCGGCAGAGACAACC GGAAATCCTATGGCACACCACTTACTGCCTGGCTACGAGTTCCTCTGAACTGGTACCAATCCCATACCCAATCGTTCTTCCCCGACGAGACGCATGGCACCATCCGTCGTATCTTCTCGCCACACCATGCACCGCACACGCAGAGGGTGTTTTGCGGCTTTTGCGGATCGCCGCTTACATACTGGAGCGAGCACCCACGCGAGGAGGCTGATTTTATGTCTGTGACTATCGGTAGCTTATACGGCGAGGATCAGCGGCTATTAGAGGACTTGGAGCTTCTTCCCCAATGGGAGGAATCCGAGCCCTTAGGGTCAAcggcagaagaggaggaaccgACTCCCTCAGATGCCCCCGTTTCCaaatcttcatcaacgctcGTTGTGCCCTCGGACATTTCCACGTCGGATCTCGCTCGGGCTTATAGGCATGGAACCACGGACGGAATCCCCTGGTTTGAGGAAATGATCGAAGGTAGTGGATTGGGTAAATTAATGAAAAGGAGACGCGGCGCTGGAGTAAGCGATGACCAGTCGACTACTATAGAATGGGAGGTGAGCGAGTGGACAAGCACAGGATCAAAAGCGGAGAGCTCGTCAGCCCATGCtgcagggaaaagaaaacgTGGTGAGCATACTGATATAGTTGATAGTTGA